CTAGTTAGTCTAATCTCCTCTCACATGGAAAATCGATAAGGGCATTCTTTTGCAGCCAGCAAATTATCAATTTGAACAGCAATTATATTCTGTTGCAGGAAGGAAATAAACATTTCAAAAAAGAGTTTGGTGATCGATGGGGTGCTAGCTAGCAGGAGGTGCACGCTGTCGACTGACGGATGATGTCGCCAGATTGCTGTTGGTTGGAAGAGGGGCTCATGCTAGGCATGGACGCAGGAGCCGTGTTGATAGGGCAAGGTTGCTGGAGACGTAGGTGCTGCTGATGGACTGGGTGGCGGCAACAGCATGAGGCTGAAGCGACGAACGGGGCAGTAGCGTCGACGGGGCGAGTGAGGCCGCCAGAGACACCCTCCCGCCGTCCACACCTTCGGCGCGATagagcagcggcggcagtggTAACGTAGGCGAGGGCTGCATCGCAGCAAGCAGAGGGGACAGGCTGGGACTGGGAGGCAAGAAGGCCATACAAAAGGGCAAGGAGTTCAATTGGCGCAGTTTGCAGAATCAATCCTGGTCAAAGTGAACAGCAGAACAGCacaaaattgacggaagtgctaaaaaCGGAAACGGCGAAAACTTACGGtactattaaagtgaaccggtaacttttGGTACTATAGAaacaaaaacgtgaactttcaaTGCTCTAGAACCAATTTCGCCAAAACTAAAATAGCATCAATCACTTCGTGTGCTTGTGCGCAGCCATCGAAGAAGAATGGTGGCTAAGTTCATGGAAGTCGGCAGAGTTGCTAAGTTCATTGTGAGTATCGACGTTTCTGTCCCTGTAACTCGGCCCCTGTAGCAGTAGTGGGCGCCAGGGGCTCCTTTACCCTGGCTGGCGTGTGTATGGTAACCTGTTGTAAACTATCTCTTCCTTCTTAGTAAAAGTTCAGCTGGCATATTCGCCgggccagcaaaaaaaaaatctggcatTGGGTACTAAATAGTTAAAGGCTACAATGAGATTGATGTTTAGTGCAAATAAGTTGCATGAATCTTTTAACATGTACAGCAAGCCAACAAGTTTACAATGTTTATGCTAAAAAACTGTTTTCTGTTTATCCAGCAAGGAAAACAGTAGTTCTCTATAGTTCTTTCACTAAAGAGAGTGAAGCCTATCCAGGACAACAGAGCAACAAGAACACCACTGATCATTTCAGGTTTAAAAAGAAAGGCGGATGTATTCCTTCACGTTGCCACAAAGAAACAACATTTTGACATCCTCTAAAGCAATTAAGGACTGCAAACATCTACAACGGTCTCAGTTAAAATTGAGCTCAGCTCCCTTCATGTCAATCTGCTAACAGAATTTTTGGAGCAATAGTGGCGTCAACCACGCAACCGGCGCCCATTAGGCGCACACAGTTCAAGAGAAGGAGATGGCCGAAACAACTCGAAACAAAATTCATCTTCAGCCCGATAATCAAACGCCCAGACACACACGGAGAGGGGAGTGGAGGGAGAGGTGGCGAACCGGGGAGCAGGGAGGCCTGGCGGAGCGACTCCTCGGCGAAGGCCCGGACGTCGCGGGCGGTGTCGAGCGTCGCCGTCAGGCACTCCACCAGCCACCTCTGGTCGCCGtcccccgcgcccgccgccataTCGCCCACCGACCCACCTACCCACCACCGCCTAGGATTCGAGCTCCCTcctcccgcgcacgcgcgcgcgctccCCTGTTTCGCTGGCTTCCCGCGCAACCTTCACGGGGATGGATTTTGGTTTCGAATGGGGAGGGATcacgcggcgaggcggcgggatccGCGCGGGTTTTGGCTAGGGTTTTTATAGGAGATGGGGAAACAAacgaggtggtggcggccgagAAGAAGAGGGGTAGCGACTAGCGAGTCAAGTGTCGGGAGGAAAGAAGGTTTTGTGTGGGCCCACCGCTCCGGTGTTCCGTGGCCGGTGGGGCCCATCACAGGCTGGCGGCAGGTCAGGTACAGCCTTAATGGGCCTAGGCACCATACGGGTAGGACTGCTAAGGGAAAAAGTCCAGATTTAGTCCCTCTAATTCGTGTCTCTGAGTCGCAAAACCACGAAACCGGGTATATCGACTCCTCAAAGTATTGCACAATGACTCTCTCGACTGTTTTGAGGATGGTTTTATTGACGTTGTCATGTTGACTTAATCCTCCTACGCTGACGTGGCAGTTATAtataagaaaagaaataaaaaaatagttatgtgACCCACACATAAGTGATAGGAGGAAAAAAATAAGAACAGCATAGACCCACATGTTCCTCCCTTATCTTTCTTTCCATGGTGATCTCGTGCTTGTATTCGCTTGGCACACAGTGGTGGCCAACGAGCCCCttcgagctcgagctcacccgcctccctcctcccccgtctctctctccaccactcAACCATGGATCGAATAGCTCTAGTAGTAATGAACAATAGAAGGAGGCGGTGTTGCGCATGGCTATGCGAGCTCTAGCGATGTTTCAGTTGAGTAGAAGAGATGAAGAGCACCAGTGTGCCACGACAGAGATGATAATTGGCGGGGATGGGCTTTAGGCAACGCGACACAGTGGCTCAATCAAACCATCTCCGCGCTCACCCACTTTTGGAATGGCAGTTCCAAAAAAACGTACTTCGATGTCAAAAAGGCGTATTCGTAAAAATCTTTGGAAGAAGAAGACTTATTTTTCCATAGTACAATCTTTTTCTTTAGCAAAATCAAGATCATTTTCTGGCGTCAGGCCTTGTTGAGGAAGATGGTGCTCGATCTAACATAACAAGCAACAGCTCCACCTCTATGCTTCAGCCCCTCGATTTGTCCTATCATCGGGAAGGTTCCCGTCTCGATCTCGTTGCCCATCGTCGGGGGGTTGGCGGCGGAGAAGAAGCTACGCGGAGACGAGATGGGAGGCCGACAGTGGTGAGAGGGAGAAGCTCGAACAATTTGGAAAATCAATAACCTCGACCTCCATTACATGGGTCTCCTTCGCACTCGCTACTATCTGTGGGTCATTCTCCCAGCGGACGATGACGACAAGGCGGAAGCTGTACCACTGCCCCTCTGGCCCTCTGCTATTGATGTGTGTGCTACTTGCAGCTGCTTGCCATCGCCATACCATCGCCCCGTCGCCACTCTGTTGCCTCCACCAATCTCCTGCAGCCCTATTGTTGCCTCCTTGTTGTCAAGAGGAAatggggggggagggggagggggaggagagggtaGGGAAGGAATTGACCGATTGCCATGTCATTTAATACCACCCATCAATGCTGTCCTAAGCCTtatcttagagcaggtacaatagcaggctatttgccggctataaacatattttaatgatataaatgatgagagagaagagcagcgggttacagatttgtagctagctgcagcacggactccaagacacactgtgtgtatgacatgtgggactatatactaatagtatagtaagcaactattgtatgaattggctattagattggctatagatgaattggagctggtAGTAGGCTGTACTATTAGACTTGCTCTTATACAGGTTTAAATAGCTGGAGGAATCACTATACCGGTTTTACGGTTGTGGGTACGAATTAGTAGATCGAATGTATTTTGGAGGGAGTCAATGTGGACTTTTTACGACTGCTAATCGGCCTGAATGAGGCCCATCTATACAAAGCCCAAGCCCAGAGCTAAAACCCACCAATCGGTGGCCCCACAAGTCGGTGAGAGCAGGGGCTTGCTTTATAAGCCCCTTGGCCTTAAACCCCTCGCTTGCTCGAGCCGcaaaaaaccctagccgccgttCCAGCTTGCGGAGAAGAAGCGCGCGAGCCAGCAatctcgggcggcggcggcggcgaggaggaggaagtagccggagaggagggagatggggagCGACACGGaggcggagaagaagaagacgccCGTGGCGCTGGCGCCCATCGCGAAGCCGCTCGCCGGCAAGAAGCTCTGCAAGCGAACCCTCAAGCTCGTCCGCCGAGGTCCCGAATCATCATCCTTTCCCCGGCTCCGTTTGCGCCTGCTGTTGGTTTCGAACGATTCtgcggtttcttttttttttacaatttcttTCCTTTCGATTTGCAGCGTCTGAGGCCAAATGCTTGAAGCGAGGAGTCAAGGAGGTCGTCAAGAGCATCCGCCGCGGGCAGAAAGGGTGCGTTGGTTTCTTCTTGTGCTATTCATCTCGTTTTTTACTTATCGATTTGTAGTTTAATGGTACAATAGAGCGAGTAGTTTGGCTAAATATACTATGGTTGAAATGTAATTTCAGAGGAACCTTGCTGTTAATCGAATTCTCGATATGAATCCACTATGTTGTTTGTTTCCCACAAGTTCACTTACTTAGTTTTATCGACAAGCTCACTAACCACTTTGTTTATGGCTTTGGTTTGCAGATTGTGCATCATTGCTGGCAACATTTCTCCCATTGATGTGATAACACATGTTCCCATCCTTTGCGAAGAAGCCAACATTCCTTATGTATATGTTCCGTCGAAAGAGGTATTTTTGTAATGCCCTTTAACTTCAGACTTCTCGACATCAATCCCTTGTAATCTATTGGCAGGGAACAGCACAGATAGCCCTAGCAGCAGCATATTTCCCATTGGTTACTTTGTATAGACTAAATGAAACAAGTCATGTTCAATTATAAAAGATGACAATGCTGCAGCCTTTCACATGTTGATTATTGAACGACAATGGGGAATATGCATTTGCTGGTGCTTTACAGTGAGCTACCCTGAGTACGATTAGCTTGAATTTAAACAGTCTTTGTAAAATTAGAGTTATTTCCATGAACACCTAGGAATGAGTGAAGACTCACCTTGTTGCCCATTTGCACATACCATGTACTGaaattcttcttttcttttaagaaTAGAAAACATTATTACCGTAATCACTACATGTAGCACAAGACACCATGTAGGGATTGATAGATAGGAGTTGAGAAGTGTTTTGGATACATGGGATCTCCAAAAACAAACCAACCACCATGAAGGTAGTTAGAAAAGACTTCCATGAGTATTGGATTTACATTCTGACTAGTTTCTAATATGATTATCTACAGTATCGTGAAGTCTTCTTTTAATGCAATAAATATTTGCTCCCTCCGTGCACTGACACCAAGATCCCTGCCTGAGAAGGTCTGGAACAAAATTATTCTGATATCAACCCCAGATTAAAAGCGTGTGTTGCTTCAAGTATCCCCTTGAAAAATacaaatgttcattaatttgaTCAATGCAGCTCCTAATAAGACCTGTATTGTCCAATAAAGCCAACATCTTGTGCCACAAATCACCAAAAATGGGAAAGGAATTAAATAATGTAGAAATTTGTAATGCTTTCTGTAATGTTTGCACTGCTATAAGTTAGTGACCGCCAACTATGCTCACGAAGCCAAGGGGTAACTTGAGATACTGATGTTTTTTCCCCTCATTGTGTTAGGATCTCGCAACAGCTGGGACTACCAAGAGGCCTACCTGTTGTGTATTGGTTCTGACCAAGCCAGCCAAGGGCGAGCTTGAGGAAGATGTCAAGGAGAAACTTAAGACGGACTACGATCAAGTTATGTCTGAAGTTGCTGAGGTCACGTCTTCAATGTTCTAAGTTCACACTTGTACTTGTAGCTACAAAATCAGAATCAACATCCACTTCCAGCACACAGCCCTGTTTTGTACTGTGTCAGCATGACATCAACCTGTGGCGGATGTTTTTCGAGTGCCTGTAGGAGACAATAGTTCCTCTGCTAGATTATCTATCGGATGTTGTCTTTTTGGACTAATTGATTCCCTACCTggatcatatataattagctcctCTATAAATCATTTTGTGCGAAACAACCAGATCTTGGCATGTTGCATTTGTTTCTAACAAAAATATGCTGTATTCCTGTATTTGGTGGGCGCGCTCACAGATCATGGATCGATGGGTCGGTCCTGCGCAGGTGCAGCAGCTGAGAGGTGCAGATCAAAGCACTGAATGCAAAATTTGCAGCGTGTTTGATTGGGACTTGTCTAGGACTGCACTGTGACTGAATTTATCCTCTTCTGGCGAGGCTGCTTTGCTTGCTTACGAATTCTTTGTTCTTGTTTGCGTAGTACCTTGTCTTCAGGTGCTTGTCCTTGCAGGAATATGTCCTATTTCGTACGTGCAGGCAGGAAATGGTTCAGATTTTGCATCTGGTCGTGCAAGCTGTCTTTGGATGTGTGATATCGGCAATCTGTCTGATGCATACCTCAGCAATTGCTTCTGACTTTTGTCGTACATCGATACTCTGATGGTATGTCGATACTGGGAACGTATATCGATGCCTGTTCTTGGAAGTTGGCATTGCGAATTGCCAAGTAAATACAGATTCTGAATTCACCTTTTGATTGATTATGAATTTGATTTACTATGCTGGTAAGATCTTCAGTTTGTTTAGTCCGGAAGCCAGTTGTAAGTTTGGTGTGTTATTTGGTATAAACTAGAAAACAAACTCGCCACTTGGCACGCAGCTAGTTTATAGCCTATGCATATTCTTTAGAGCTCATATATAGGAGATTAAAatacttatataatttttacacaagttaaattaatgccaatagaaATTATACTTTCAAAGGGACGTATTAGTGGATTTGAATTTTGTGCTTGTCGAGTTTTTAGACAAATCGCAGTAAGATGGTAATTTATTATTTGTAAATAATTTTGTTGAGTGGAAGCTGCATTATTTAACTTTAACAAATGACTGTGGATtctattatgaaaaaaataaaagaaaaaaaaaggtatttt
The Oryza sativa Japonica Group chromosome 6, ASM3414082v1 DNA segment above includes these coding regions:
- the LOC4340741 gene encoding H/ACA ribonucleoprotein complex subunit 2-like protein gives rise to the protein MGSDTEAEKKKTPVALAPIAKPLAGKKLCKRTLKLVRRASEAKCLKRGVKEVVKSIRRGQKGLCIIAGNISPIDVITHVPILCEEANIPYVYVPSKEDLATAGTTKRPTCCVLVLTKPAKGELEEDVKEKLKTDYDQVMSEVAEVTSSMF